Proteins encoded together in one Triticum dicoccoides isolate Atlit2015 ecotype Zavitan chromosome 7B, WEW_v2.0, whole genome shotgun sequence window:
- the LOC119335996 gene encoding uncharacterized protein LOC119335996: protein MHTWLVTSRAAIAGGWLAGWTGVRGAGVLQPYISGKTLAKMCACQDSCGSRLIAGADVRWMPAQIRRLQPRHPQGGAATITYPTMGQQQFMMFCISMSLLRKKQYLKKQTTCFLVVKH, encoded by the exons ATGCATACGTGGTTGGTGACCTCGCGTGCCGCCATTGCCGGAGGCTGGCTGGCTGGATGGACGGGCGTCCGCGGTGCCGGTGTTTTGCAGCCTTACATCTCAG GGAAGACGCTTGCTAAAATGTGTGCATGCCAAGATTCCTGCGGTTCCAGACTGATTG CTGGTGCGGATGTGAGGTGGATGCCCGCACAGATCCGGCGTCTCCAACCTCGGCATccacaaggaggagcggcgacaatTACATACCCAACCATGGGGCAGCAGCAATTCATG ATGTTTTGCATCAGCATGTCATTGCTAAGGAAGAAGCAGTACTTGAAGAAGCAGACTACATGTTTTCTTGTTGTGAAGCACTAG
- the LOC119339344 gene encoding uncharacterized protein LOC119339344 — MARHVLRQCSGQPLSSSSACSLLACGVVRTLLRPAATELLRLLAAHVRCCQPPAPALTALQPSVLQTYRRPIRQKRSASPVGFNPLPGPFAITPPSPPPCSTAPPELSSAAAPCPPQLLDLAPRRTDGSGPPLRLPAAARRRPRDSPTTSSSRSSRACPPSRSAAGSSPKHWLGLTNDPNYRRKLPRTLTGFYQGNQLVDSGVPFTNVSGSRHLTHPTFLPNRRQVKVMDCCNGLLLCSSYVAGDHGDEFRYIVCNPATEEWAEFPYCGYSGLSAAERLCFDPAVSPHFHVFLLPVADMEDQHSYCLTGVHVYSSETGSWVHKEKRWCGTIDVANDRSTVYLNGFLHFCAIVDGSASRLAAVDKEGKARTNFRVPDGLDVGFIQLSQGCLHYAGFNTDDDDDVRLLVYVLKDYDHKEWILKHSVETSHLLGGRHVDLDEDFDWIAIHPECDMILFSVAQEDITFMCYDMDSGQVKVMCNLEDSKQAYFPYVPLYEELQSLHK, encoded by the exons ATGGCCCGCCATGTGCTCCGGCAATGCTCCGGCCAGCCGTTATCGAGCTCCTCCGCCTGCTCGCTGCTCGCGTGCGGTGTCGTCAGGACCCTGCTCCGACCGGCTGCTACCGAGCTCCTCCGCCTGCTCGCTGCTCATGTGCGGTGTTGCCAGCCCCCTGCTCCGGCGTTGACCGCTTTACAG CCCAGTGTACTACAAACGTATAGACGGCCCATTCGCCAAAAAAGAAGTGCCAGTCCCGTGGGTTTCAATCCCCTCCCCGGCCCATTCGCCATCACTCCCCCATCCCCTCCCCCGTGCTCGACGGCGCCGCCGGAGCTTTCTTCTGCCGCCGCGCCATGTCCACCCCAGCTGCTCGATCTCGCCCCTCGGAGGACGGACGGATCAG GTCCTCCTCTTCGCCTCCCAGCGGCAGCGAGACGACGGCCGAGAGACTCACCGACGACCTCCTCGTCGAGATCCTCTCGCGCGTGCCCGCCAAGTCGCTCTGCCGCCGGAAGCTCCCCCAAGCACTGGCTCGGCCTCACCAACGACCCCAACTACCGCCGGAAGCTCCCCCGGACCCTGACCGGCTTCTACCAGGGGAATCAATTGGTAGATTCAGGTGTTCCTTTCACCAATGTCTCGGGGAGCCGCCATCTCACACATCCCACCTTCCTGCCCAACCGCCGGCAGGTCAAGGTCATGGACTGCTGTAACGGCCTCCTTCTCTGCTCCTCATACGTTGCTGGCGACCATGGCGACGAGTTCCGGTACATCGTGTGCAATCCCGCCACAGAGGAATGGGCCGAGTTCCCGTACTGCGGCTATTCCGGCCTGTCGGCTGCTGAACGCTTGTGTTTTGATCCAGCCGTGTCCCCTCATTTCCATGTGTTTTTGTTGCCGGTGGCCGATATGGAGGACCAACATAGCTACTGTCTTACTGGAGTGCATGTCTATTCATCTGAAACCGGGAGTTGGGTTCATAAGGAGAAGAGATGGTGCGGCACCATTGATGTCGCTAATGACCGGTCAACTGTTTATCTTAATGGTTTTCTGCATTTCTGTGCCATTGTTGATGGTTCTGCCAGTCGTCTAGCTGCAGTGGACAAGGAGGGGAAAGCAAGGACTAACTTCCGTGTTCCTGATGGTCTGGATGTTGGTTTTATTCAGCTGTCACAGGGCTGCCTGCATTATGCTGGTTTTAAcacagatgatgatgatgatgttcgatTGCTTGTTTATGTTCTTAAAGACTATGACCACAAAGAATGGATACTGAAGCATAGCGTCGAAACTTCGCATTTGCTTGGAGGGCGACAcgtagaccttgatgaggacttcgaTTGGATTGCAATTCATCCAGAATGTGACATGATCTTGTTTTCTGTGGCCCAGGAGGATATCACATTCATGTGCTATGATATGGATAGTGGACAAGTTAAAGTGATGTGCAATCTTGAAGATAGCAAGCAGGCATATTTTCCGTATGTGCCACTATATGAAGAGTTACAATCATTGCACAAGTGA